In Salvelinus alpinus chromosome 30, SLU_Salpinus.1, whole genome shotgun sequence, a single genomic region encodes these proteins:
- the LOC139559966 gene encoding junctional cadherin 5-associated protein-like has protein sequence MYSVDDLLISHGYKLPKTSVPCPSSTSSATAPYEKQRHAAADCHREIPATENQRSGRGGSLNGNEQAGDRGACVFSSSRQALLAKGYPGSCDNESGGERNQRRKEAVSGNLGDNLAQPLGDSLATDSGFYDAPSVTYFEQIERREQLDERDVSYWRRRGQDFSVLLDYADGRELRASAGFLKASEAAWRPQALIAEDHRGEREKLQKQQKQLWEDTSISWLREADAAPRQLRVVTGVTGERKCQSLGTEEWKPAVGLGRQLSDGEGERWAQEQQHRLRTPESTGSILPRTRGMSQSLPRVLSPDGATEHTNTQSSLVSVQLRPGQVDRQRVNSTVFSGPYSRYYHSAAVSRDRWARNSWQSVGHVALLPKPRFSRPVKPPSYEIHQQTRGSQEMLAVAVVDQQGGSKQPKDTRPVYYPRGGELQRQDYFAQHSAIFGMEPPGYIPPPSYKRALPPIRGGPINRNEVANYKWRGEMKIQMHMPMSSEVGKWFSGQTRGSWLEHYGDRGIPYRKQVNANPNLNPGYTEEHLGHVHYLPFDDLRVRHVSGGPGGNSLTDTDKFIRNMKKETPCSKVLGQSTHDSAFPPPQGVSLSNACRKTSLNDNDGGSSTRWCNRGLINKGSVDSVAPDQSCGNYPTAFHIRPPQQLIRHVDQGQGVSETVTQVTTSVNEPDSTEKEKPRKSDSEKPEKNEKKSVKKKLSETIFCLVSVPIPLTPGGTSRDQNNNDDEKPPSPVRPPSPVDSPSENKTGHLTNQSFQSTSSAEAELQALTGSIASSRSSSKIVRKLPIKPPKINHHKELKLSGAWPGNQYRDQETQTSPEARKPQHPPPPGTENKEAQDPQVPAPGSSDVITQDPSGVGNTAFSCPIKGVKSLKPSSNSAFSRTATFSISSQLNKSTAQPPAAAPTPPSGNTTEEAKPAATCSGQEAFGQFLLKPVSRRPWDAIEELETINKEFQDQQQKQQQSSKRPSVDQCIEDLNEAYKDILELGTASNNISNNSGAVQIPERIKIRLAGEAGLSKPSSLRRSIESWSVSVDPEYRELKSAFSRPAERKSVTFSKQLKEDLPVPPRKPTGFREYRVVSNLSQRRSSCSGRTVKLDLPSPSETPPPCHFTGPSDFTDSPSDPSETRDFSPMTPTTHTAAEVPWADRQPMQDASTLTSPPDYEDICQSLQKTRDSEVNKTFTAISKPGGGSCDTEPLGGACSDSAEECPICKRESESQMSRPSPMSPLHEESSPDLSDESSATIVGDRDSQQGAETSEEPAEGEGDTKVSSDSGSNHSEAQTICCDWRKQLSLIDKKVEASVTAEKTKQNQALAVAEDIGNLYKLKCAEGIPENESIEERAARILRIDVPAESLVTGEQRVSETATESKPAASEDTESSSANEQTVQTHARDPDSEELDSGTVSTVPPDGQEAKEKEPPQDNPEYIRSAKWTHLGRETPGMQEFPPDRLPLSVPINPDLKLSHSLEGEMRGRGPLQRVEALQDKLAASPSHRVAVERRAWMKEVDSVSRMRRLSIRSTDSGEEGAETEGESKRGGGQVEVLSLPASSQSDTVEDREASEDTVLQDEEVSSLSEAYDPSGVEKV, from the exons atgTACAGCGTGGACGACCTCCTCATTTCTCACGGATACAAACTGCCCAAGACAAGCGTCCCCTGCCCCTCTTCAACTTCATCCGCCACCGCGCCTTACGAGAAGCAGCGCCACGCCGCCGCCGATTGCCACCGCGAAATCCCAGCAACAGAGAACCAGAGATCTGGTCGTGGTGGATCACTGAACGGGAATGAACAGGCGGGAGACAGGGGGGCCTGCGTCTTCAGCAGCAGCAGGCAGGCACTACTGGCGAAGGGCTACCCCGGCAGCTGTGACAATGAGAGCGGCGGGGAAAGGAACCAAAGGAGAAAAGAAGCTGTCAGCGGTAACCTAGGTGACAACCTAGCACAGCCCCTGGGCGATTCTCTCGCCACGGATAgcgg GTTCTATGACGCGCCCAGCGTAACCTATTTTGAGCAGATCGAGAGAAGAGAGCAGTTGGATGAGAGGGATGTCTCCTACTGGAGGAGGAGAGGCCAGGACTTCAGCGTCCTCCTGGATTACGCAGACGGCCGGGAGCTGAGAGCATCCGCTGGCTTTCTGAAGGCCTCGGAGGCGGCATGGCGACCACAGGCCCTGATCGCAGAGGACcataggggagagagggagaagctgcAGAAGCAGCAGAAGCAGCTATGGGAAGACACCTCCATCTCCTGGCTGAGAGAGGCCGATGCGGCTCCAAGACAGTTGAGGGTAGTGACTGGGGTGACTGGGGAGCGGAAGTGCCAGAGCCTGGGCACAGAGGAGTGGAAGCCTGCGGTGGGGCTGGGGAGGCAGCTGTCGGATGGGGAAGGCGAGAGGTGGGCTCAGGAGCAGCAGCACCGCCTGAGGACTCCAGAGAGCACTGGTTCTATCCTCCCCAGAACCAGAGGGATGTCCCAGTCCCTCCCCAGAGTGCTGTCACCTGATGGAGCtactgaacacacaaacacacagtccagtttgGTCAGTGTCCAGCTTCGACCAGGCCAGGTTGATAGACAGAGAGTGAACAGCACCGTATTTTCCGGGCCTTATAGTCGGTATTACCACAGTGCCGCAGTCAGCAGGGACCGGTGGGCCAGGAACAGTTGGCAAAGCGTCGGACATGTTGCACTTTTACCAAAGCCCAGGTTCAGCAGGCCTGTCAAGCCTCCATCATACGAAATACACCAGCAGACTAGGGGTAGCCAAGAGATGCTCGCTGTAGCTGTAGTAGATCAGCAGGGAGGGTCCAAACAACCGAAAGACACCAGGCCTGTCTATTACCCACGGGGTGGAGAATTGCAAAGACAAGATTATTTCGCACAACACTCTGCTATCTTTGGCATGGAGCCCCCCGGTTATATCCCGCCCCCGTCTTATAAGAGAGCCCTGCCCCCAATTAGGGGAGGACCAATCAACCGCAACGAAGTGGCAAACTATAAGTGGAGGGGGGAGATGAAGATACAGATGCACATGCCTATGAGCTCAGAGGTGGGAAAGTGGTTTTCCGGACAGACAAGAGGGTCGTGGCTGGAACACTACGGGGATCGAGGTATACCCTACAGGAAACAGGTTAAcgctaacccaaaccttaaccctggATACACCGAGGAGCATCTGGGTCATGTTCACTATTTACCCTTTGATGATCTGCGAGTGAGACATGTCTCAGGAGGGCCTGGCGGAAATTCTCTTACTGACACTGACAAGTTTATCCGAAACATGAAGAAAGAGACTCCCTGCTCTAAGGTTTTAGGACAATCTACACATGATAGTGCCTTTCCCCCCCCACAGGGGGTCTCTCTCAGTAACGCCTGCCGCAAGACATCTCTCAATGACAAcgatggtggtagtagtactaGATGGTGCAACAGGGGTTTAATAAACAAAGGAAGTGTAGACAGTGTAGCTCCTGATCAGAGCTGTGGTAACTATCCAACAGCTTTTCACATTAGACCTCCTCAGCAACTGATCAGGCATGTGGACCAAGGTCAAGGTGTGTCAGAAACTGTAACTCAAGTGACAACGTCAGTCAATGAGCCTGACTccacagagaaagagaaaccAAGAAAAAGTGACTCAGAGAAACCAGAAAAAAATGAGAAAAagagtgtaaaaaaaaaacttagTGAGACAATATTCTGTTTGGTGTCTGTTCCCATCCCTCTAACGCCGGGTGGTACGTCCCGTGATCAAAACAACAACGACGACGAGAAGCCACCAAGCCCAGTCCGGCCACCAAGCCCAGTGGACAGTCCGAGTGAGAACAAAACGGGCCACTTAACAAACCAAAGTTTCCAAAGCACATCTTCAGCAGAGGCTGAGCTGCAAGCACTAACCGGTAGCATAGCGAGCAGCAGATCAAGCAGCAAAATAGTGAGAAAACTCCCTATTAAACCCCCCAAAATAAACCATCACAAGGAGCTCAAACTCTCAGGTGCCTGGCCTGGGAACCAATACCGGGACCAGGAGACCCAAACGAGCCCAGAAGCCCGAAAGCCTCAGCATCCCCCTCCTCCAGGCACTGAAAACAAGGAAGCACAAGACCCTCAAGTCCCTGCCCCAGGCTCCTCTGACGTCATCACCCAAGATCCCAGCGGTGTGGGCAATACTGCATTCAGCTGTCCTATAAAAGGGGTGAAGAGCCTGAAACCATCCAGCAACAGCGCCTTTTCCAGGACGGCCACTTTCTCCATTTCCAGCCAGCTGAACAAGAGCACAGCTCAGCCGCCAGCAGCAGCACCAACACCACCCTCAGGAAACACGACGGAGGAGGCCAAACCAGCAGCAACCTGCAGTGGGCAGGAAGCCTTCGGTCAGTTCCTGCTGAAGCCCGTCAGCAGGCGGCCATGGGACGCCATCGAGGAGCTGGAGACTATCAACAAAGAGTTCCAGGATCAGCAGCAGAAGCAACAGCAGAGCAGCAAGAGACCCAGTGTTGACCAGTGCATTGAGGACCTCAACGAGGCCTACAAAGACATTCTAGAGCTAGGCACTGCCAGCAATAACATTTCCAACAATAGCGGTGCTGTGCAGATCCCTGAGCGGATCAAGATAAGGCTGGCGGGGGAGGCGGGGCTCAGCAAGCCCAGCAGCCTTAGGCGCAGTATCGAGAGCTGGTCTGTGTCCGTCGACCCGGAGTACAGGGAGCTTAAGAGCGCCTTCTCCAGACCCGCTGAAAGAAAATCTGTGACTTTCAGCAAGCAGCTAAAAGAGGATCTCCCTGTCCCACCACGCAAGCCTACAGGATTCAGAGAATACAGGGTTGTTTCGAACTTGTCGCAGAGGAGAAGTAGCTGCAGTGGCAGGACAGTGAAGCTAGACCTCCCTTCGCCTTCGGAGACACCACCACCTTGTCACTTCACCGGCCCTAGTGACTTTACCGACTCTCCTAGTGATCCCAGCGAGACCAGAGACTTCAGCCCAATGACTCCAACAACGCACACTGCAGCCGAAGTCCCCTGGGCAGATAGGCAGCCGATGCAGGACGCCTCCACACTTACGAGTCCCCCTGACTATGAGGACATATGTCAGTCTTTGCAAAAGACCCGAGACTCAGAGGTTAACAAAACGTTCACCGCCATATCCAAACCTGGTGGTGGTAGCTGCGATACAGAGCCTCTAGGGGGTGCCTGTTCAGACTCTGCAGAGGAATGCCCCATTtgtaaaagagagagcgagagccagATGTCCAGACCAAGTCCAATGTCTCCGCTCCACGAGGAGTCAAGCCCAGACTTATCCGATGAAAGTAGCGCGACGATTGTTGGCGACCGTGACAGTCAACAAGGAGCTGAAACATCTGAAGAACCAGCTGAAGGCGAAGGAGACACGAAGGTATCCTCTGACTCTGGCTCAAATCATTCAGAGGCTCAGACTATATGTTGCGATTGGAGGAAGCAGCTGTCACTCATAGATAAGAAGGTGGAGGCGAGTGTCACTGCTGAGAAGACCAAACAAAACCAAGCTCTGGCAGTGGCAGAGGACATTGGCAATCTATACAAACTTAAATGTGCTGAGGGCATTCCAGAGAACGAATCCATAGAGGAGAGGGCAGCCAGGATATTAAGGATTGATGTACCTGCAGAGTCTTTAGTCACAGGGGAGCAGCGGGTTAGCGAGACGGCAACAGAGAGTAAACCCGCTGCTAGTGAAGATACAGAAAGCAGCAGTGCAAACGAACAGACAGTGCAAACACATGCGAGAGATCCAGATTCTGAGGAACTAGACTCTGGAACGGTATCTACAGTGCCTCCTGACGGGCAGGAGGCAAAAGAAAAGGAGCCACCACAGGATAACCCAGAGTACATCAGGAGTGCCAAATGGACCCATCTGGGTCGAGAAACTCCAGGTATGCAGGAGTTTCCCCCAGACAGACTACCGCTTTCGGTCCCCATCAACCCTGACCTTAAGCTGTCCCACAgtctggagggagagatgaggggcaGAGGACCCTTGCAGCGCGTAGAGGCCCTGCAGGATAAGCTGGCTGCATCGCCCAGCCACCGGGTGGCGGTAGAGCGCCGGGCATGGATGAAGGAAGTGGACTCAGTGTCGCGCATGAGACGGCTCAGCATCAGGAGCACAGACtctggggaggagggggcagagaCGGAGGGGGAGAGCAAGCGTGGCGGTGGGCAAGTGGAAGTGCTCTCCCTACCTGCTTCCTCCCAGAGTGATACTGTGGAAGATAGAGAGGCCTCTGAAGACACAGTGTTGCAAGATGAGGAGGTGTCATCCCTCTCAG